The genome window ATACCGCATAAATCTCTttccctcatcttctggcAAACATGCCAGGCACAGCGAGGATGATGGAGCCGAAGCGCAAGGTGACTCCTCCGTCACCTTCTTACATGACAGACGAGCAGTTCGGTATGACACACGGAATTGAGTATGGTGACGAAAGTCCTTGGCTAATTTGTCCCTCTGCTGAATAGCCACCTACCTCGCAGGTCTTCGGTCAAACCGAGTCGCCAGACCTGGAGGTGCAAGACCTCAACCAGCTGGTGCCCGTCCAGTTCCTAGCCGCTCAAGTTTGCACCGCCATAGTACGGGCCGATTCACACCTGATCTTGCTTCTCCTGCCGAGAGCGCACCTCCTATTCTTGACCGTAAGGACTCGAAGAGTCCTAGCGTTGCTGGTGGCAGTCTTGCCTCTAGATACTCTACCATCAGCAGAACAAGCCCAGACTACTATCCAACTTCAGCTACAAATCCTTTGAGGCCATCGGATGTTGTTCCCTCAGCCACATACATGGAACGAGGTCAAAGATGgatggagaaggaagaagcaagCTCATTGCGCGACGCaatggaggagatggacATAAGGAAGAGCACAAAATCGCCTGTTCAGGAGACTCCTGAGGATGATACTCGTCTATACAATGCtgctcttgatgaagctgctgagCTTGTCtggcaacatcaacatggcACACCTTCCCCCCGTCCCGACGGGCCTTACCGCTATAAGCCACACCTCAGAAAGAATAGCTACGCCCATGCTCGTACTGCTAGTGTCGGTGGTACGCGATCATGCTCAGGCAGTTcttcagatgatgaaggcATCGAACGTGAAAGCCGACCTGGGTTAGAGCAGAGGCAGCCAAGCATACAGCCAAAtcacaagaacaagacataTGGCAGCATTGGTCGTTCAGGCAAGGCTCCAGAGCAGAGACGCCAGGGAAGTCTGAAAAGAAACATTAGCGGGGAAGTCGGGCGTCCCTTTTCTGAAGATCAGATTTGGGAAGAACCTGAAGTCTCAACTTCAAATAACATGAGCTTTTCTGGTCGTGCATCACCCGAGAAGCTTGGCAACCGAGCTCAGACAGCTACAAACCGAGTCCGCTTCGAACCCCCAcgggaagaagaagaaaagactaAGCCCCTTGAGCGAGTTGAAATACACCGCAATCCTCCCACACGCTCTCGCAATCCTCTCTATACAAGAAACCGCTCCAACGACGGTTCCCTCTCTGTCGATGACAAGGTGGAGAGAAAGAACGGCATGGAAGTTCGGAGTCAGGACATTCGCGCGGCCACGAGTATGCGCTTGAAAGATCGCAGCCCAAACCTCCCGGAACCCACAGCCGTCAGTGACAGTCCGGGACGGCCCATTGTAAGCTTCGACGCCAACTGGAAAGCCCCGGACGAGTCCACTGATACCACCCCAGACCGGTCGCTTCCGGCAACCCCCAGCagatcctcctcctccttcgcCCAGCCGGAGAAACCCATGGCGGTACCTGGTATCGTTGTGGCGGAGGAAAGTTCGCCGATGCCCAGGGCGCCAACGGGAACGAAAATCCCGTCGATCTGCGTAGACGAGACATCCCATAGCCCTAGAGGCTCCGTACCTTCGATCAACGTCCCTGGTATTGCTATCGACGAGGCTCCGGGTAAGGGAGGCAGCATTCCTACAATCATAACCCCTGACGACAAACCGAATCCACCCTCCCGTCCGCTACCTAATCCCGTTGCCAGGGGAGCACCCCGTTCTGCACAAAAGCCTCGTGGTCATTGGTCCCCAGCCCCTGGCAGCAATAGGCGAGCCGTCACGATTTGCCATGAATGTGGCATGCCCATTGAAGGGCGTTTTGTGGCCCTAGCGGGAAGCAATGAACGATTCCATCCGCAGTGTTTCAGCTGCTATACTTGTGGTACTAACCTACAGGCGATGGAGATTAGCCATGAGCCTGATCACCTTCGTCAGGAGCGGCTTGATCGCATCAGACGTCGCGCGGCTGGTGAGATACTCGAAGAGGAGCCGGGCAAAACGATGGCCGAAGACGGAGATGAGCGTCTACGGTTCTTTTGTCACCTCGATTGGCATGAGCTGTTCGCGCCGCGTTGCAAGCACTGTCAGACCCCTATTCTCGGTGAACACATAGTCGCTCTTGGAGCTCACTGGCATTACGGTCACTTCTTCTGTGCCGAATGTGGTGACCCATTCGAACATGGCATGACGCACATTGAGAAGGATGGTTATGCGTGGTGCATCAACTGCCAGACGAAGCGCACCGAACGTCGAGCTCCAAAGTGCAGGAAATGCCGTACAGCTGTCATCGGACAGTATATCCAAGCGCTAGGCGGAGAGTGGCATGAGCATTGCTTCCGATGCGCCGAGTGTCAGGGCGGTTTCGACGACGGCCAAATCTTCACTAAGCATGTGCCCGAAGGCACTATCGTGCTCTGTACTGGATGCCGAGCCATGGAACTCAAAGCgtaatgatgatgatgtgtGTAATTTCGGCGTGCGTGTTTTGATTTCTGCATGCGTTTCTTTCGCGGTTGGTCTGTTTCCCTTCAGGTTTGCCGGTCAGCATATGATTTGTTTTGTGCTTCTGATTTGGTCTTCATGAGTGCTTCCAGGGGACCGGCGCACTCAGCGCTCAACTTGATCATGTACATTGTCTCATTGGAACATCTTGGCCATAAGGCAAAATAGACACGGCGCGAACTGTGAGTCCGTGATTTTGACTTTAAATGGCCAACACAAGCTTCGGTTCCGTCTACTTCATACGTATCAAGTTGTTTCCCCCATATCTGTGTGATCCTGACGCATTGTTGTTTTGTAAACGCTACCTTAAGAGCGAGATTGGACGGCCGTATTCTCAATGAGGCCAAAACACACAGCTCGTTCGTACCTCTGCTgcggaagagaaaagaaaaccaTACAATTTACCACACAAGTCACGGCAGGAATGGAGGGATACTGGGTTGATTGGGTTGATTGGGTAGTGTTTTGTCTGTCGTAAATCATTCGTCGACTTGTTGTTTCAGTCTTCCTCTCGTCTGATGTACGCAAAGCCAAAAGTACAACCAGGTTTAATCGAAATCCAGTTCAACATCATTCGTGTGTGTTCATCTCTTTTGGGATCTTCTTCCTGGTAATTCTTCCTCGAAATTTCCCCTCTCTATTACTGTGCAGATCCGCCCACCTGCTCCTGATGGACCTCGAGGGTATCGCCATCCTGCATCTCGAGCTGTGTGATGTAACTTGTCAGCATGTGTGGTCTCTCCGGAGAGTTTGCAGTAGGGTGCGATTTGAACATAGATATCAAAAGTCCGTGTCTACAATAGAAAAGCGAAAACGTACCGCATCGGGTGTATCGGTGGGTTGGACTCGCGTGCCGTCGAAAAGAAATCGCACGGAGCTGGTCGCCTTTCCCTGGCGCTCGCAAAAAGCGCCCataagcttctcaagctttgTAGTGcgcttgatcttgaagaagacctcgttgttgttgtcggtgaccttgatgttgaggtGCTCCGAGTTGGCGGGTGCCTGCTCGCCAGGAGTTCCGTTTTCGTTCTCGTTGGACATTTTGAATTAGTCTGGATGGAATCTATGCACTTAGTACGAAACAATGTCAGCGCGTGGCTCGAGATGAAGTGCAGGAGTGAAAGTGTGGCAAGACATCGCAATAAT of Fusarium oxysporum Fo47 chromosome I, complete sequence contains these proteins:
- a CDS encoding SUMO family protein SMT3, yielding MSNENENGTPGEQAPANSEHLNIKVTDNNNEVFFKIKRTTKLEKLMGAFCERQGKATSSVRFLFDGTRVQPTDTPDALEMQDGDTLEVHQEQVGGSAQ